The genomic DNA CACGCAGTGGATCTTGTGCCGCGAATGGAATCGCACCTTCGGTAATACCGAACAACCCCATCGTGAATGTTGCCTTCCCAGCCTCGCGTTCCGCAGGTGCAAATTTACGTTTGTTGATCATCGCTGCAAGTCCCATTCCAATCGGCGGGATACAAATCGCAACGGCGATGGGCCCCATAATTTCATAATTCCCTTCACCGATCATGGCCGAACCGAATAAGAAAGCGACTTTGTTCACAGGGCCGCCCATATCAAAGGAGATCATCGCACCTAGAATCAATGCCAGCAGAATTGAACTTGTACCTTGCATACCTGCAAGCCAACCTGTTAAAGCTTCAAACAATTGTGCGACCGGAGCACCAATCACAAAGACAAAGATTAATCCAACAATTAAAGATGCCAATACGGGGATAATAATAATAGGCATGATCGGCTGTAATGCTCGGCCAACTTTAATTTTCCGAATACCAAGTGCAACATAACCCGCCAAGAAACCGGCGATAATGCCGCCGATAAATCCAGCCCCCGCCTCACTTCCATAAAAGCTGCCGTTCGCAGCAATGAATCCGCCAATCATACCGGGTGCAAGCCCCGGTCTATCCGCAATGCTCATCGCGATAAATCCGGCGAGGATCGGTATCATAAAGGTAAACGCAGCCGAGCCGATATCCTGAACCGTCTTCCAGAAAGAACCGTCCGGTATAACCAGACCGCCTGGTGTCTTCTCACCGCCAATCGTCAACGCAATGGCAATGAGCAATCCCCCAATGACGATGAAGGGTACCATATAGGATACACCGTTCATCAAGTGGCGGTAGATGGGATTTTGTTTCGGTTTGTTCTCCTGTGAGCTAGCTTCGGCAGAACGTGACTCTGCTTGGTACACAGGTACATTCCCCTTCACCACCCGCTGGATCAATTCTTCCGGACGGCGAATGCCATCCTGTACACCAACGACCAGCAGTTTCTTACCCACGAAGCGGTCTTTAACCACCGTTTTATCCGCTGCAATAATAATGCCATCTGCCTCACGGATCTCCTGCTCGGTCAGTTGATTTTCGACTCCAATGGAGCCTTGTGTCTCGACCTTCATCTCAATGCCCAGCTTTGCTGCTGCCTTTTGCAGATTCTCAGCTGCCATATACGTATGTGCAATTCCGTTAGGACATGAGGTAATCGCCAATATCTTCATAGTCATTCCCCTTCTCTCCGATGTTTCCGCTTACATTGATAGTATAAGCACCTATCTTGCTGTTAACAGACGAACTTTTTACCGGAACTTTCGGAAAAACGGAATTATACCGACAAAAAACAGGACTTATCTATAAGTCCTGCTCCAGAGCACAGCTTTTGATTTTAGTTTATCCCTTCATTTTCCCTAATAGCCTCATTGCATCGGTCTCCTTAGATAAGGCATGAACTAAAGCAGGTTGCTCACTGAGCAGAGACAATTCCTTGAATAACTGGCGTATCTCCTCCCGCCCATCCTGTTTGACCGCAAGCAAGAACACAAGCTCTACTTTCTCGGTTCCCCAAGTAAGCGGCTGCTTCAAGGTAGCGATTACAATGGAGGACTGCCTTATCCACTCAGAACTGCCATGCGGGATAGCTATGCCTCCCCCAATCGTCGTAGCCGACATTTTTTCTCGCGCCAGTACGCTGTCCACATAACCGGGCTCCACATATCCTTTGTCCTCCAGTATTTGCGCCAGCTTGGAGATCAATTGTTCCGGATGCTGCACTTCCTGCTGGGGAAAGACCAAAAAAGGTGTTGTATATTTAAAAAATACTGATTCGTCTGCCGTCCTCTGTCCCGGCTCACCCAGTCGTCGGATCACTTGCTCCAGCCGACGCTCGTCCTTGGCATCCAACAAGGGAGAGACGAGAATGTGCGGAATGTCCATCTCTGGGAGATCTACAGTGGTAATGACGAGATCCACCTCCTTGGCTGTCAGATAGTCCTGGACCTCTGCTTTGGAAAGGGTTGTCTCCACATGTACAGCCGGAAATTTACGTTCCACCTTGGTGCGCAGCAGTTGGGACATACCGATGCCCATGTGACACACGATGATGGCTCTCTGGGGATGACTCTCTTTCTGGTGCAATCGCTCCACAGAAGCCTGAAAATGCAGCGTTAAATACGCCGCTTCCTCCTCGGGGAAGGATAGCCGGATCCATTTCCCCACCTCTTCCAGTGTAATAATAACCCGGTCGAACATGTAGGGGTACATCTTCTTGATCTCGGTCAGCATGGGGTTGGACACGGTCAGCCCATATTGAAGACGGTTCAGGGTCGTATATAAATGGACATTCAACCCTTTCAGCAACATCTTGTCCTTGGAAAAGGCAATCATATTCAGCTCAGACATCCGCCGGACTAACTGCTCAACCAACTCAGGCAAAAGCGGGTGGCTATCTACCAGTGCGCCTTGTTTTCCCCTTCTTTCCTCCTGCTGGTAACGGA from Paenibacillus sp. FSL R10-2782 includes the following:
- a CDS encoding BglG family transcription antiterminator produces the protein MNKRQMEILRMLLTEPDRLWLAQDLADLTECSEKTIRNDLKVIEDYIVKHSDANLVRRPGRGIYLEMGEADQNELLHRLYADESTARHESDEERVLHLAYRLLMNAKPVTIQDLASQYYVNKTVIRRDMGKIDGWLHSFDLALITKQRVGLVIQGSEKNKRIALARMNQLIDSPELTGQMMRKQFESHEITTINHELKAFQKRHELSFTDEAFEALMLHILLMVKRTKMRQPISLSKQDIAFLQERREFTWATSFLQQLQKLFAVPFSKEETAYLTLHLLSGKFRYQQEERRGKQGALVDSHPLLPELVEQLVRRMSELNMIAFSKDKMLLKGLNVHLYTTLNRLQYGLTVSNPMLTEIKKMYPYMFDRVIITLEEVGKWIRLSFPEEEAAYLTLHFQASVERLHQKESHPQRAIIVCHMGIGMSQLLRTKVERKFPAVHVETTLSKAEVQDYLTAKEVDLVITTVDLPEMDIPHILVSPLLDAKDERRLEQVIRRLGEPGQRTADESVFFKYTTPFLVFPQQEVQHPEQLISKLAQILEDKGYVEPGYVDSVLAREKMSATTIGGGIAIPHGSSEWIRQSSIVIATLKQPLTWGTEKVELVFLLAVKQDGREEIRQLFKELSLLSEQPALVHALSKETDAMRLLGKMKG
- a CDS encoding fructose-specific PTS transporter subunit EIIC, producing the protein MKILAITSCPNGIAHTYMAAENLQKAAAKLGIEMKVETQGSIGVENQLTEQEIREADGIIIAADKTVVKDRFVGKKLLVVGVQDGIRRPEELIQRVVKGNVPVYQAESRSAEASSQENKPKQNPIYRHLMNGVSYMVPFIVIGGLLIAIALTIGGEKTPGGLVIPDGSFWKTVQDIGSAAFTFMIPILAGFIAMSIADRPGLAPGMIGGFIAANGSFYGSEAGAGFIGGIIAGFLAGYVALGIRKIKVGRALQPIMPIIIIPVLASLIVGLIFVFVIGAPVAQLFEALTGWLAGMQGTSSILLALILGAMISFDMGGPVNKVAFLFGSAMIGEGNYEIMGPIAVAICIPPIGMGLAAMINKRKFAPAEREAGKATFTMGLFGITEGAIPFAAQDPLRVIPSIMVGSMVGSVIAMLGNVGDRVAHGGPIVAVLGAVDHVLMFFIAVIVGVAVSVVLVSLLKKDIVATVTSDVAREAMPGHSTAGAGHSAITTTAAAESSASTVVTNNGPAVSPQAVHIEKLTDIVTMDLINLELEGTTRDAVVDEMIEALERTGAVSSASDFKQAILAREEEGSTGIGMNIAIPHGKSEAVLKPIVVFGIKQGGVDWNSADGSEAKLIFMIAVPRNSKENAHLKVLQMLSRKLMDGHFREALLEATTKEEAYQLLDQVH